CCCAAAAGCCGCACCCGCCCCTTTGGCTCATAGATGGTGCCGGCGATCCGGTTAACGGGGTCCACTGAGGGCCTGACACAGGCATTGGTCAGCACTGAGTGGCGATGAGGGTTCAACATGGTGCCCACGACAACATGGAAGGAGACGCATCAGCTTTCCAGTTACCACAGCAACCGGCCCACTTCCAGAACAGCCTGAGTGGCAAGCTTCCGGAACAATACATGGCTCTCCCCAGCCAggggttttcatttttatttatttcataaaagttatacaccgcttgattgtaaaaacaaaacaaacaaacaaacaaaaaaccctcagagcagtttacaaaatataaaacaggaaaatcaggggggggggaatcacaaccCTACTCCAGACCCTCctattgtccctattttccagggacagttccagatttacagaagacatcccagtttctgatttgatcccagaatgtccttgttttccttaagatgtccctattttcatcagagaaatgtagaAGGGGatggtaggacgtccctattttcatcggagggtatggagttatgtgacctctgagccaaggagCTAAGTAcctataaaacctttagaagacatctgaaggcagccctttataaggacgtttttttaatatttaatgctggagcaacccagtctgatgggcagggtatgaataataataataataataataatggaataggatgtccctattttcatcagagaaatgttggagggtatgctactctataacatacagaaattaaaatactaaaactggtaactttctaagcatctgggtaatttgtctaaacaggaatgatTTTAGCAGAAAGAGTAAAGAGAAGGTGCTTGCTTGATCTCAATCAGCGGGGAGTTCCAGTGGGTGCTGTGACACTAAATGATcagagttcttacaaatgcgtaacaggtattatgtggcgcTTGTAGTAGCGCCAATTCCACCAATCAAAGCGGTCAATTGGGCATATGTGAGGTAAGGcgatcttgcaggtaaactggtcccaagttgttaaaggcTTTATATAGTGATAACAACACAAtgaacttggctcagtagcaAATCAGCAAGTAGCACAGATCTCTTGAGCACAGGCGTTCTaggctgacaaggcctcacttcTGTCAGCAgccgtgctgcagcattctgcactacctgcagcttccagatcaagcgtAAGGGAAGCTCTCACATGGAGCGCATCGCGGTAATTCCAGTCTTGAAGTAAGCAACACATCAATTACTCTGGCAAGGCCTTCCCAGTCCACGGCAACCCATGTTGGGCTTTCATTTAAAGCTTGCCTTTCCACCCCAGAGCCTGTTTGCAACAGCCTTCAAGCATCTTGACGTGGCAGAAGTAATATACTGGGGTTCTTGGCTTCCACACCGTCTGTGAAGCACTGTCCTCAATCACTGTAAAGTAGCCGGCCACTTCTGGAAAGGCAATGCCActtgagagagtgtgtgtttatgtgtttatatatatataaaaaactgtagtcacaagataattgtgttatcattttaaatagcattttaatGTAAAAAGGTGCATTTACATCTAAAGGTAGGCCCAATGTCAGATGAAAAACTGAAACAGAAGAGAATAGCAGCTTCCCCCAAACTAACCCAGGGAACTCACAGCTAAAACAGGAGTAAAACTCACATCTCTTTTACTTATGGCCACAAGGAAAGGTGGGCATCTCAAGAGCCCAGCATTCTTGCCCTCCTCTCTGGGGGGCTGTTTGCATTGTTGGCTGATTTACTATTGAAAGTACCTAGAAATTAAAACCACCTACAAGCAGTGTGGGCTGACAACTTTTCTGGAATGCAGCTCAAAATTCCATCATTGCCTTTCCGCTGTCCTCTCAAAACTGTTGCGATTCAAGGAAGCAGAATAGATCTGTAAGAAGGAACAGTACTGTTTCTATCTAATGTTGTCAACCTATAATGCCTGCTCAGCATCAAATGAGATGCCTTAAGCCTCCAAACCACCATCTCGTGCAAAGGATGCCCTGACACCCCACCTCTCCCATCATCCAgaagctcaatggtagagccctgttttgcatgcacaaggtcgcagtttcaattctcagcatctgcAGCTGAAGCATCTATGTAGCTGGTCTGGAAAGTGCCACTATCTGTCAGAGCCGTCAGTACTAGGCTAGGTGAACCAACTCTCCAACTCCAAATAAGGCGGTTTAATACACCCTACATAACTGGAAACATTATTGGAAAACAGGCCAGGAATCCTGTCTCTTTGATCTGCCCGTCCCATCTTGTGGGCTTGCAGCAGTGCAGACCTCCAGGCAGGCAACATTTTGTAAGGATTCAGTGGGTAATACAGCCAAAGCACAAAAGCAGAGCTTAGATGTGGAAGGATCCTAAGCATTGCAAAGCGGCTGGCAGAATTCTAAAGGAAAGGGATAAATATCGCCAGAATTCCTTCACTCATCTCTTGCTCGCTTTTGGCAGAAGCAAGCTCCCTATGTCAATGAGATACCAACCTCACAAATGCCAAGAAGAGAGTCACAGGTAAAGCCTTTGCACCTACTACCaacttttgtgttgtgttttcacCGCAATTCTTGCCTAGTTTTCTTAGCTTATCCCTGTGCCTTGTGCCTTCCAGCCTGAGAGAGTAAGGAAGGGGGCGTGACATTTCACAGCTGCAGAGTGAAATAAGCTGGTGGAAAAGTACCATGCAGATCAGAAAGGCAGTGAATAAATTTGGTCCCAGCAACCTCAGCCACCAGATGGAACTTAGCCCAGCAGGATGGCTAAGCTCCCATGGAGACTTCCTTCCAGACCACTGAAGTGAACCATTTGGGGCCCCTCAAAAGCATCCCCAGTGTGCCAAAAGCCACCAAATCAGATGGAAGTATATGTCACCAGCACCCCAAAAGGAAAAAGCTATTGATGACAGGGGAGCAAAAATTTGAGAATTCATCTCTCAGTTCATCTGCTTTTGAGCAGAGGTGTAGCTAATCACTCTCCCCTCACAGGGACTCGACTCCCCTTGCAAAACACAGAATGGAAacctggagggagagaaagagagagagagagagagagagagggagattgtCATGGTCTGCGATCAGGCTGcagtagagagaaagagaaacagggcTACCATCAGTTCTGTTGGGAAATGCAGTAATCCCTGGTTCTTCCCCTGCTTGGATTCTTTCCATTCCAGATGGTCATTTTGAGAACCTTGTAAGTGAAATAACTAACAACTAAGAAATAGTGTccgggttttctttttcttttcttttttcctcctctcccccccctccccccgcttttcCTTTTATGTCTAGACTGCCTTAAGCTTGAAGACAAGGGCTGTCTTATTATTAATCTTTTCAATCCACTCTGGGAGCCTCTCTCAACTGAAGAGCAGGTTAAAATGCTTCAGATTAACAAAAAGTAACCAGAATGGATGAGTAGTGTGTGGGTCATTATTAGCATTCCATCAAAGTAATCATAAGTGGCCATTTTTCTGCAGATAATATTTTACTCTATTTCTGCTGCTCCTGTGAATTGCACAAAAAGAGCTCTTCTTGGAGTCAAGGTGGGAGAGAGAGCAAGGAGAAAGAAGATTTGAGAAAAGTAGCCTTGTGTGTTCTGAGCTTCCAAGACTCACAGGCCTTGCAGTGATTGTGCCTTGGGACACACCCCACCATTTGCAAGTAAACCAGGGTCCGCTGGCTTACAAAGTTCCCCCCAAACCTGTCTTACAGGGTTATTGTAAGGATTACAACCAAGTAAGTTATGTGCAGTGGTTTGAACATGCAAAAGCGCTGGACAaacctctggtccatggggtcatgaagagtcggacacgactaaacgactaaacaacaacaacaagcattatTATTGTTAAAAGAAATTATTTTGCCCACCGATTGCTTTTTTCTGGTCATCCTTGCATAAGAAGTGCATGTTATACATAGCCCCAACCTGAACCCTGGAACCCACCTTTAGAGGTCACGGGATTTGGGGAGTGGCTCAGATCGGGGGCACTTAGTTCGGAAGGTGATCCCGTCCCCTGGCAAAGGGGAAGCAATGAAAGGCATGAACCACACCAGGTGCCCCTGGTCCCCCAGCACTTCCCGAAGGTTGTCTTGCCAGCCCAAGTCGTACTGACGATCTCCTTCGAACCATTCGTTGGTCGTCTGCCCACGCAGGGCCAGCAGGCTGTGAAAGAGCAGGAAGCCCGTGCAGAAGAGGAAGCCAACAATGCAGACATCAGTCACAAAAGCAAAGATGAAGATTGTGATGTTCACCTGCCCTACAAGAGAGATCCAAGTGCCACGTTAGTTaccaaaaggagagagaggaaaatgggACTCCAGGAACCCTCCACCTGCTTTGCTGGAAAACCAGCAAGTTTTGGCTCTGCCTCCCCTCAAAATCTTTTCATTCCAGCTTCTCTAAGAAATGCCTGTTTGCTCCCCACTTCCCAATGCCCTTTCCTTGTGTGCCATGGCTTGTATATCATAAGCCTGACGGCAGGGATGCCTTATctttagagcagggatgtccaacaggtcaattgtgatctactggtagatctatGGTAGGTTTTGGTAGATTGCGGTCGACtgctgggtccctttccttagtgTAGGTAAAATAGAATCCGGCCCTGCCCCGTCGctctgccctccattgttgcacgaTCTGCAGAACGGAAGATGGGAGTTTACCCAGTGAGGCTGTCTGTTTCCCCAGCGATGTGTTGGTGAGTGGCTGTTCCCCTTTATCCCTCGAGGTTAGGCTTGAATTCTCAGAAATCAgagctcaactttgacctgaaacccccccccccaaaatggggctttccactgccaatttttaattctgtgagtagatcatagTCTCATgggagttggcaacccctgctttagaggaAGGGACCTTCTTGAGTGGTAAAGTatctgttttgaatgcagaagggcaggtagaatcacagaattgtggagttggaagggatcacaagagccatctagtctaacactctgcaatgcaggaatcttttgcccaatatggagcttgaacccatgaccctgatattaagTATCTCATCCTCTAATGATTGAGGTAAGCCTGGGCTTGAATTAAACCCTGTCCACGGTTACAGGCATCTCCCCTACTTGCGCACCTACAACCACATACAGTGGCACCAGGAAATGATTAAGTAATTTAATTCATACCAGGAAATGGAGGAAGAGAGCTGGAGTACTCATGGCTCGTgaagagaccctccccagagcctgaaCAGGGCAAggcagaggaagccccaaagagaccagaggcacagtgaggctttgtttaggctgctcagcctctctGCCTAACAGCTGATACATGCAGTAGCACAGCAGCAACCTTTCCACACATCCTCCAGCCTtctgccagccccagagcttcaattccagtTGTGGGTATTTTTGGTACAGTATTTTTTGatctggattggagagagagGCACCAAGGGCATTTCAAGGATGTTTAGGGGGCGCTCCCCACTTACACGATTTTCCCGTATGCGTGCGGGGtgctggaacgtaacccccacgtaaGAGGGGAGTGGCCTGTACTCTCAAAAGCAGGGCTGGTACTATTAAGAGTGGTGCAGAGGCATATTTCGTCAGTTTCCAGCATGCAACTGTAGGTCTGTGATGGAGTCTGTACTGTGCCAATGAATCTTACCCATCAGTAACATAAGCCAGggaagtagtagcagcagcatcgCCTGGACAGAGGTGCCCTCCTGGAGCAGTGATAGGACCACATCAGCATTGATCACGCAGCCGTACAGCAAGGCGACAGAGCCATGTAGCAGCAGGCAAAGGAAGTAGCGGTAGTTCTGGTATCCCAAGCACTGGCCGAGCAAAGTGCAATGGTGGTCGCGCCGCAGGATGCAAACGTTGCAGGAGAAACAGTGGCTGCAGCGGGGAGGCACGTGAGATTGGCAGGAATAGCAGTAACTGAAAGAGAGTGAGGAGGGATGGTGAGGTTTGTATTGGgctcatggggaggggggaaaccttgCTTAAATCCCAGATGAACCACTGCCCATCAGTTTGTTTGAAACTGGGTTAAACTAGTGGTTTGACTTGgcataaagcagcttccaatgttgttgttttattcttaaaAACTCTGGTTAAATGCCTTTTGGCAGTTCGGTCCCTCGGGGAAAAGATCACACAGCAAGTGGGAGATGAACCCAGCCCCAAACGTTGGCCACAGAAGGAGCAACTGTGGGGACAGTGCTTCTCTCCTCCACTGCAGGAAAGAACACTGCTCCAAACGCAGGCTTCCCCGGGACTGTCGAGCAGCCAGAGGATTAAAGGTTGCCAGCTTGTGTCACAGATGTGAGGGAGTATTCTTTCAACCAGTTATCAGTCACCCTGAGCAACTGATTGAAAGGTGGAGCATaaaactgataaaacaaataaatacatgaaagggggcaacttttttatttaaaaaaatgcaaagaacCTGTGGGGACAGGAAGTATGCCTTTCCCCTTAACCATAAGTTAAGTTCTACTAAATTCAATGGGGATTACTCCCATTTATTTCTACCTGATATGCATTTCTTTATATGTTAATTTCTACATTGCTCTATTAAGAACAAAACTTTCTCAAGGCAGCATACTTAATAAAATCAACCTAAGAGACAAAATTCAAAGACAAACAAAGATGCAAATATCAGAATACTGTAACATAAAAATAGGGGACATGACAGGTTAAGCTCTTGTAAATAATATGTTTAAACCTGGCATCTAAAATCAGGCACAGAAACCTCCCTAGCATACAAATGCAATGAATTGCACAATGTAAGAGCTGCTGCAGTAAATACCCAATTCCTTGTGGCCACTGAGGAATTCATTTACAATATTCCTCTTTTGCTTGTACAGTATactcattcattttttaaattttacataTTAAATCCATTTCTCTAAATGCcccttggtttctctctctctctctctctaacacttGCCTCCATCATCTTAATGAAGCAGGATCTTGcttacaaaaaaacccaaaaacaaaaaaacctgtgcTGCAAGCCTGCAATACATTTAGGAATGCCAGTAGCTGCCAGGTAAGACATCTGGTTCAGTACTGTTTACTCTGGCAGAGCATCTAACAGAGTTGTCTACCCTGAAATTCTCAGGGGCCTTTCTCATTATCTGCTAACCGGTTCCCTTTTTAAGTGATGGCCCCAGAGATGGGACCTCCTGCCTGACAGCTGCAATTTCTCCTCAATTAATTTCCCTTTAAGGCACCCCAAGCTTTTAGCTAGGCCTCACTGGCGCTGTTGCTCTCCTCAGGgcttttcctcctctgaaaaaaagagctttggaaaataaaaaccaacgagaagaatgcctctgagcatgtgctgagCATCAGGCCAAGGCGCCTTTCCCTAGCCCAGGCTTCCTTAAActctaccctccagatgtttttggcctacaactcccatgatccctagctagcaggaccagtggtcagggatgctgggaattgtagtctcaaaacatctggaggtccgaggttgaagaagccagCCCTAGCCTATCAAAAACGCCTTTCCTGCCTTTTCCCGCCACTTCCCCAAGCCCCGCCTCCACATTCCCACGCCCTTCTCTGATTGGCTGCCGTCCCCAACTCACTCCCATCCTTGCCCCGCCCCCGCCAGCATAACGCCGCGCGTGCTGGGCGAGGCGGTGACGAAACGGCGCGCGTTCTCGAGCACGTTCACCAGTAGGAAAAGCAGCGATGCCAGCGACACAAATGGGAATGCTTCTGTCCTACGGGCTTCGCTCTCACGCTCGTCGGCGCCTCCGCGTTGCCGAAGCAGCAGCACCGCGATCACCTCCAAGGCGAGCGCGCCCACCAGAGCCGCCCCCACGCACACGGGCAGCACCCTCCGCTCCCAACCGCTGCCGGCCATAGCGGCGCATGCGCGACACCGGAGGAAGTCTTCGCTGCCAATCCAAAGAGCGAGCGGACTCTCGGGACCGCCTTTAGAAGTGTGATTGGCGAGCCGCCTAGCCAATCCATCCGCCACGTGAGGCGGCCCACGAGTTGTGTTTACCTCACGGCGATTCCTCAGTGTCAATGGAGCGCTTGCGTTGCAATGTGAATATAGTCGCCTATTTAATAAATCTGAGTCAAACAGCTTAAGCTTCTGCACACCATACATCTAAGGGCCTTCACCCTAAAGTTACCAGATTTTCTTCAataaatccggggacacttaaaaaattgattttttttttgaaaagagaaaaaagttattaaaaaaattaaggaaaaaatcaATACCACAGATCAAAGTTTGCTTTGAAACTGAGCTGGCGAGTGGGCAGACGGCACCCAGTGGGGACCCCGGGATGCAGCCGAGCCTCCCAATGGCGGAGGAAaccgctcgggcacccggagcggcaaacataaCATGCACCCGGGGGCGCGCTGATCCTCCCCGGGGTGCCAGCGCCGCCAGCTGATTGCACAAATACGCCCGGCGTGCAGCGTATTTGCTCGATCAGCGGGCGGATTTTCCCTACGGCGGTCGCGCCAATCGCAAAAATCCACACGCCGGGAGTGCGAGCGCCGCCACGCTGATCTGCccggggggattttgtcacacaccccaggcatgacacccggggtggaccccTGCTCTCGCTGCGGGGCTGCCTCAAAGCTCACAGCCACCACCGACTGAAGTGATCCAGCGCTCTCTGCCGACGCCAGATGGAGCCCAAAGCTTTTGCAcgaacacacccacccacaccgcttctttctctctctctccccagcccaCCTCCGCAAAGCCGTGCAGCCGCAAGCAGCTCAAACGGAGTGGAAAGTGGCTAGTGGTGGCAGATCGAGCCTTTAGATTATCTCCTTCATGTTTGGTACTTAGCTGTCTGTCTCTAatctgaacaaaataataataataaaaatccttccagtagcaccttacagaccaactaaagttgttattggtattgttattggtatctgaagaagtgtgcatgcacacgatagctcataccaataacaaacttggtctgtaaggtgctactggaaggatttttgtttctttcgactatggcagaccaacacagttacctacctgtaattgtctCTAATCTGCTTTTATTGCCagaagacgcccccccccctcccaccagctTGGGCGGGTGGTAGCGGCTGCGGCGAGGAGACAGAAGAAGCGGGGTGGTGCCAGTGGTGGAGAATATATATGTCCGTCCCCATATTTTTTGGCTGCCGCCGCTTCTATACATACATGATGATGATATGTTTATATGATTAGCTGAGCCCAGGGGTGGGtagaagaggggtgtgtgtggagattggATGAAGAGGTGGCTGGAGGAGGCTCCAGTTCAGAGCTAGTGGAGAATCCGTGTCAGGACTTCACAATCCCCAGTCACACACACGCAGAGAGGTGCATGGACGAAAGGGAGCTGGCAATACATTTCATTGGGATCTTTTTTTCCAGGGCGATTTCACTCGCGCGccccctcctttccctctctgtcctttctctccccactgcTTTCAGTGCAACCAGCTGATCTCCGTTCacggggcagcagcagcagcagcagcagcagcgtcaagGAGAGAAGAAAAGCAAGGGGGGTAGGGGAGAGAAGCTTGAAGAAGGTTTGGAACTGTATCCTGCTAGAAGCCAGGATGCCATCCAGGGAGAGATGTAAATGAGGTCGACCAGGCCGGCGACGGAGAGAAAGGGGGCTTTCCTTTCTGGGTTTCCCTCTCACGCGTGTGCCTGTGCTAATATAATATATGGCGGCAACCAGGTAATGGAAACGATCCACTGATTTGGCTTTCTTCgtagcttcacacacacacacacacacacacacacacacacacacacacacacagcagtggtTGAGTGGTCTGCCTTAAGACAGTCTGAGAAGTGTTGGTTAAAGGAGAAAGCTGATTTAAAAGATTTAGAAAATCAGGCACTCATTTTCTGCACCACTGCTCTTGTATAGTAAAAGTTTCTCTTTCCCATCCGTCCCAAATTTGTTTTATGATAATGCATTTCACTTTATAATTGCACTACATAAATGGCTTTTAAGTTAATTAATTTTCTCTATACGTACAGGGAAGTTTAAAGAAATATTTGAACATTGATGTTACTCATAATGCATGTTCTCATGTCGTCTAAGAAATTGATGTATGGGGAAAGGAAGAATTTTAGGAGTAGCTTAAGTTGTGTGGTTGCTTTCTTTATGCATTTCAAGGCCCATTTCTGTGCTTAAAGACACCCAATTTGGTTTTAAGCTACATCTTCAGCCCTTTGAGGACACTGGTACTgactataccaggggtccccaaactaaggcctgggggccggatgtggctcaatcgtcttctaaatctgcccacggacagtccaggaatcagcatgtttttacatgagtagaatgtgtccttttatttaaaatgcatctctgggttatttgtggggcctgcctggtgtttttacatgagtagaatgtgttcttttatttaaaatgcacctctgggttatttgtggggcatgggaattcgttcatattttttttccaaaatatagtccggcccccaacaaggtatgagggacagtggactggcccctgctgaaaaagtttgctgacccctggactgagTGCCAAAGTTGGAATACAGTAAGCTCAAACACTAAAACAGCACCACAACTCCACCTACAGGGTTTACAGTGATACGACACCAATTCACAAATACAACTGTTTATTTCAATAAGTCATTCACAACCTGTCAAAGTAACATATAACACTTCATTCATAAGGCGTCAGGGAACATCAACATAAGCTCCGGAATCGCCCAAAGCCCATAGTCATTCTTCCCTGGAGGAAACGCTCCAGGCAGAACCATCAAGCTTTCCCCCTGTAATCAAAATCACAGTAGATAGACATCAGTAGGATGGATGGGATGGGCTGAGAAATACTGATAACAGTCATTCGCAAACCTTCCTATATTTGTCAACACCACTTAAGAACTTTGCATGTAAACATTGAAATGTTAATAACTGTCATAACAACAGTACTTTACCAAACATTTGTCACAACTGCTCACCTGTAATCTCCGGAATTGCCCCTCCTCTGATATATTCCTCTGCGCTGTAAGAAAAGTATAAAACCTCGTGCCTTCTTTTGTTTGGGGTTCGCCTTCCTTCATACCACATTGGACGTTTGGGAGTGGGAACCCCTGTTGCAACTGTGGGAACCCCTGTTGCAACTTTCCAAGAATATGCCCCCTTCTCCCTGAAACTCttccagaatatgcccccttctCCCTGAAATTCTCCCAGGATTTGCCCCCTGAACCCTTCCTGTAAGATGCCGCACTGGAACTACTCTCCATGCAATGCTGGTCAGGAAATCGACCCTAACCACCCTTGTGTCTGCCCAAAAACTACACCCTCCTTCCCTCTGGGACCATCCTAGACAACCTCCCTAGGACCCGCCTCTGAagagagaccctttctttccaagccttccgtTGTAACCCTTGCCACCATCGCAGCTCTGctcaccctagaaactgcccaccctgaaactttgcCAGAATATTCCCCTTTCATCCCTGAAACTCTCCCAGAATATTCTGGCCACGCTTctgggggcaagggggcatattctgggagaGTTTCAGGGgccaagggggcatattctgggagaGTTTCAGGGgcca
This is a stretch of genomic DNA from Lacerta agilis isolate rLacAgi1 chromosome 17, rLacAgi1.pri, whole genome shotgun sequence. It encodes these proteins:
- the ZDHHC24 gene encoding probable palmitoyltransferase ZDHHC24, with product MAGSGWERRVLPVCVGAALVGALALEVIAVLLLRQRGGADERESEARRTEAFPFVSLASLLFLLVNVLENARRFVTASPSTRGVMLAGAGQGWDYCYSCQSHVPPRCSHCFSCNVCILRRDHHCTLLGQCLGYQNYRYFLCLLLHGSVALLYGCVINADVVLSLLQEGTSVQAMLLLLLPWLMLLMGQVNITIFIFAFVTDVCIVGFLFCTGFLLFHSLLALRGQTTNEWFEGDRQYDLGWQDNLREVLGDQGHLVWFMPFIASPLPGDGITFRTKCPRSEPLPKSRDL